The proteins below come from a single Ailuropoda melanoleuca isolate Jingjing chromosome 1, ASM200744v2, whole genome shotgun sequence genomic window:
- the LOC100477168 gene encoding keratin-associated protein 13-1 encodes MSYSCCSGNFSSRSLGGYLRYPGSSCGSYPSNLVYRTCQLGSSLSSGCQETCCEPTSCQTSCVVSSPSQTSCYRPRTSTLCSPCWTAYPGSVGIGSSSCRSLGYGSRSCYSLGCGSLGIRPLSFRVYGFPSLSYGSRFCHPTYFTTTRSCQSLCYRPPCGPSFYSSTC; translated from the coding sequence ATGTCCTACAGCTGCTGCTCTGGAAACTTCTCCTCCCGCTCCCTTGGGGGCTACTTGCGCTACCCGGGCTCCTCCTGCGGCTCTTACCCCAGCAACCTGGTCTACCGCACCTGCCAGCTGGGCTCCTCCCTCTCCAGTGGCTGTCAGGAGACCTGCTGTGAGCCCACCAGCTGCCAGACATCCTGTGTGGTGTCCAGCCCCAGCCAGACGTCCTGCTACCGCCCAAGGACCTCCACGCTCTGCAGTCCCTGCTGGACGGCTTACCCTGGGTCTGTGGGCATTGGGTCCAGCAGCTGCCGTTCCCTGGGCTATGGATCCAGAAGCTGCTACTCCCTGGGTTGTGGATCCCTGGGCATCAGACCCCTCAGTTTTAGAGTCTATGGCTTCCCTTCCCTGAGTTATGGATCCAGATTCTGCCACCCAACCTACTTCACCACCACTAGGAGCTGCCAGTCATTGTGTTACAGGCCTCCCTGTGGACCTAGCTTCTATAGTTCAACTTGTTGA